The region aatgtacaattttcatagtcatgaaaatacagaaacatctttaaatgaggtgtgtccaaacttttgctctgtactatgtgtgtgtgtatatgtatgtgtatatatataatttttttttttttttgccagcctttagttactctttaagtaaCATGTCTCATGCATCAGTGTATACTATGCGCCAATTCAGACATGGGGGTATTATACATTTGCTTTGCagtgctgaggtcctgggttcaaatcccaccaaggacaacatctgcaaggagtttgtatggttcTCCcagtgtttacgtgggtttcctcccacactccaaagacatactgatagggaatctagattgtgagccccaatggggacagtgatgataatgtctataaagtgctgcggaatcaatggcgctatataagtgagcaacATAAATACATTTATACCACCATGGTAATATACCGCCATTTGTTTTATAAAGCGAATCTTGTGGGATTTCTAGCTGGCAGCCTGCACACTAGGGCCGTACGCAGCAATATTCTGCATTTCTCCCAGTATCTATGTACACAACCATGACTAATTGTAATACACCTAAACTGTTGGAACTTGTACTACACATTTATGTCTGTGACCGGCCAAACACAGCAATCGTCAATTGATTTGTACAACATGTCCTCACAATACTGCTCCATGAAGATATCTGCAGTCTGGATATGTGCCATGTATTGTTATAGAGGAAAAGTAGAGCTAATGCCTGGCGGGTAAAGTCTCCAAGTCCTGGGAAAGCCAAGAGCTCTGCGCGTTATTGATAATTCCTTGCTGATTTAAAGCAATACTAATACACCGTCCCAAGTGCAATGCTCGGCTCTATGCTTCATGTATAGAAAGGCCTAAAAGTTTTTTAGGCGCtagtttcattcatttttttaGCAAATAAAGCATGTGGCAAGCACCAATTACATTGATTTGCTGACTATCATACCAGTTCATCAgtgcaagaaaaaaatatatactacaGGGATGGGCAAACTATTGGTGCGACCTGTGCAGCTGCATAGGGGCCCAAGAGATAAGAGGGCCACTActgcctccaaagcaggtggaatagtgcattatggtgatctattaggctactttcacatttccgtcagtagTCATCCGTCACAAagtgtcggcgcgacgtaccgatggacgtttGTGAAATAGTGTATATCgagagcagcggatgcagtttttcaactggTCCGCTGTCcagtctaaagtcccggggaggaaagagacagcgagatttcctgccgggcatgcgcagtcggaaacacAGGATACAACGTactgaaaaacgttcccttgaacgttttttgcaaaagacgggccgtcacattttgcaggatccagtgcacaGCGGATAAAACTTGAGtccatacgtcgctaatacaagtctatgggaaaatgcaggatcctgcaaatttttttcaaaaatcgacgtattgcgacggtagcagaaagacggaaatgtgaaagtagccttagaatgcAGGGGCCCATATcttgttcctgcacaggggcctcttctgtctgtgtctgctcctgTACTAACAGATGCCACGATCGTTGCTCCATTCCATGTCATTGGAGGACAGCGTTGTTGGAGAAATTATTCACAGAGGATCATTATTGTTATTTGGCTTTTTTCTTACCTTTTGGAATTTTCTACACTTTTTTTTGTGAATAAAGCCTTAGGCTATGCTCACAAGTTACGTTTTTTTTATATTCTGCAAATTTTAAGTGGCGTTTTacagtaaaaaatctatgaaatttcagaaatcttatgcacacacattggcgcagcatgtcactttcagtgtttttgcagcatttttttttcataagcatcttctttactgccaagagagcaggttttgtctGCAGAAGAAAAAATGCAAAGTGTAAACGTAGCCTAAGTctgcaaaaaattttttaaaaaacagaccagacccatagactataatgggtacatgtgaaAAGACATTTGCATAAGGTCTTGCATGAACAAAACCTTTTTTCTATGCTTTACACAGCCATGCAATTAATAAACTTTGTTTTACAGTTCAGTTTTTTGATAAAAAGGACTTTCGGACAAAGTCCTAAATATACAGGATGTGGTTTCTGCAGACATTACAGCCGAGGGGGAGATTGCTCAATCACAGTGAGCTTTTTATCAATGCTGCCAAGTAACCCAGAGCGTGTGATCTCAGCAAAGCGCTATAAAGTCGCCCTTTTATATGACCATTGAGACATTTTGCGACATGCAGGTAATCAATATCAGACTGCACTTCTAACCTGAAAAAAAACTATGATGACGGAGGTGCGGGAAGTTGACATATGGGGTGTTGTTTGTCTGGAGCCTCACACTAGACAGATGGCAATCGATCCTTGATGACCGGCCTTGCCTGACTAACAAAACAGTGGTCCTGCAGGTATAATGGGAACCTGCCATCAGTCATTAGGGTCCCAACCCACCATCAGTTATGCACGGTGGTAACTGGTTCACAATGATGGTTTACTTTCTGGCATCATCCGGAAAAAGAACCTCGAAGGCTACGTTCCTAAACCTGTATACAGCTGTTATCGAGCAGAAGCCATACTGGCTTGATTAACATACCACAGAGGTCATCATAAACCATCTCTGGGGGATGTGTTACTTTCTGGAGGTGGTTTGGGATTAGAGCCTTTAAAATTCTTTTTCTGCATGATGCTGCAGCTGTAAAGGAACATAATCGGGAACTGGATGCCATCCTGGTGGCTTGATTGTATTGTTTTGTGATCCTCGGACTGGCCATCGGCTatcctgacctgagtgtgacagctgcatagagacACAGGCTATTACGCGCAGGTTCTGAGAGCTgatggccagtccaagcattgcaatACAATACGTTGAGATTCGATTCTCGCACTAATAATATGGCAGTCTGAAAGCACACTTATGTTGTGGCTCCCAATTAGGTGATATGAACACATCCTTGGCTGGTGGTATACAAcatcaaaagtgaccccatttaatTTCTTTATGCTAAAAATTTGGCATTGCCATACTGTGAGTTTTGGATGTGCGACATGTATGGAGTCTGAAAGTTGCTGTCTAGCCCCAACCGAAGAGTTAAATCAGTGTCATCTATAAGCTCTGAAAACTTTAAGGCtaggtgcacacgttgcagattttgctgcggatccgcagaggattggccgctgcgaattcacagcaggtttccatgcggtgtacagtatgatgtaaacgtatggaaaatgaaatccgcagtgcacatgctgcggaaaataccgcacggaaatgcttcgttgtattttccgcagcatgtcaattctttgtgcggattccgcagcggtttacacctgctcctcaataggaatccgcaggtggaatccccaCAAaaaccgcaggtaatccgcagtgcgttttacctgcagattttgaaaaaatggtgcggaaaaatctgcacacgaatctgcaacgtgtgcacatagccttaaagtaaaTAGTGATACTTTATTCAGGAAAAGCAAAACACAAAAGATCTTAAAAAAAATGTGgtcccttctttttttctgcttttaattTACTGTTTCTTACACGGCACAAGCTTGTTTACATTATAATCTGAAACTTTATATAAGCCTTTGGGAATGTATTTCAAGGAGTAATCcaggaatagaaaaaaaaacataacaaaaaggaAATGCCAGTATAAATAGATTCCAAAATACCTTCAAGAAGAAAATCATACTTGTTTTGACTATAGAGGTAATCACTACCCATTTGTAGGAAGATGTGATCCCAGTGGATATTCTGATCTAGTACTGCTGAGGTATGAAGAGGCTGctctcactgctgtccaccctgtctatctgatctaatactggagataccaggggtgctgaggtaagaagaggctgctcacactgctgtccaccctgtctatctgatctaatactggagataccaggggtgctgaggtaagaagaggctgatcacactgctgtccaccctgtctatctgatctaatactggagatactaggggtgctgaggtaagaagcggctgctcacactgctgtccaccctgtctatctgatctaatactggagataccaggggtgctgaggtaagaagaggctgctctcactgctgtccaccctgtctatctgatctaatactggagataccaggggtgctgaggtaagaagaggctgctctcactgctgtccaccctgtctatctgatctaatactggagataccaggggtgctgaggtaagaagaggctgctcacactgctgtccaccctgtctatctgatctaatactggagataccaggggtgctgaggtaagaagcggctgctcacactgctgtccaccctgtctatctgatctaatactggagataccaggggtgctgaggtaagaagaggctgctctcactgctgtccaccctgtctatctgatctaatactggagataccaggggtgctgaggtaagaagaggctgctctcactgctgtccaccctgtctatctgatctaatactggagataccaggggtgctgaggtaagaagaggctgatcacactgctgtccaccctgtctatctgatctaatactggagatactaggggtgctgaggtaagaagcggctgctcacactgctgtccaccctgtctatctgatctaatactggagataccaggggtgctgaggtaagaagcggctgatcacactgctgtccaccctgtctatctgatctaatactggagatactaggggtgctgaggtaagaagcggctgctcacactgctgtccaccctgtctatctgatctaatactggagataccaggggtgctgaggtaagaagcagctgatcacactgctgtccaccctgtctatctgatctaatactggagatactaggggtgctgaagtaagaagcggctgatcacactgctgttcaccctgtatccgatctaatactggagataccaggggtgcagaggtaagaagcggctgatcacactgctgtccatactgtctatctgatctaatcctggagataccagggatgctgaggtatgaagaggctgctcacactgctgtccaccctgtctgtctgatctaatactggagataccaggggtgcagaggtaagaagcggctggatagacaggatggacagcagtgtgagcagcctcttcttacctcagcatccctggtatccagtattagatcagatagacagggtggacagcagtgtgagcagcatcatcttacctcagcacccctggtatctccagaattagatcagatagacagggtggacagcagtgtaagcagcatcctcttacctcatcacccctgatatatccagtattagatcagataggcagggtggtcagcagtgtgagcagcatcttcttacctcagtactcctggtatctccaggattagatcagatagacatgatggacagcagtgtgagcagcatcttcttacctttGCACCCCTGGCATCACCACTATTAGATCAGAATATTTACTGGGAGCCTATCACATGCTAGAAGAAGgcagagcttcctactgcacatgctcactgaCACCTCTAACAACAAATTTCTTATCAGTGTAACAAGACGGCGTCCATCTTCATTCTATAGTGTTTGCCCTCCCTGACAAAATAAGTGTGAATTGTTAATTAAAGGTATGTAGGAATTTATTTATAATGTTATTTTCTTTCATTCTCTAGTTTTCCTCTTTTCCCAGAGAGCCCTTTTAACTATGAGaagtgtatttttttcttttctatatTGATATACGGTACTGAAAATCATTTTCCTTACCTGAATAAGGAAATATAAAGTTACAGCTGCCCCATTTGTGGCCATAATTCCAGTGTAGTAGCTTAACAGGACTTCACGGCAGCCCTTCACCCAAATGTTCAGTTCATCCGATTGATAGTTGTAGCTGTAATGGGCTGAGTTATTGGTGATCTGCATTTGGATACAAGGTCTGGGAGAGTTCGGGTTACAACAGCTAAATGGGACGCCGTCCATCAGGTATTTGCCGTCCACGTTGCTCTTAATGCGGCTGCACAATGAAGATAGAAATGAGGGGACAATATAAAATGGAAGCAAATGATGTAAGCGGGTTCGATTTCTGCATTAGTTCCTATAGTAACAGTCTACAAATATTGACTAATTGCACAATAGGGCATCTCTGCCAGATAGCAGGGGTAGCCATTTTTCCACTTCCTCATTTGCAAATTTTAGTAACAGACATAGTTATCCTATTGACATGTAGTCAAATGTGTCGTAGTCTTTCACCTCTGACATATATTGAAATAACAGGACTGAATTTACATTCCCAGGGCTGCCAGACAAAGCAGACGTGGTGTTTCTGGCAACCGGCCCTCCTAATGGAATTAATGGTGAAATGAGGAACCTGAAAGTTAATGTGGTTACATGTTTCATAAAAGAGGCAAATATTAATTATAAGACGTCAAATATCGCCTGTTGTGAAAAGTGACACTTTTTTAGAATGTTCTCCATGAATTGCTTAAGTTTGGAGATAAGAGTGCAGCTTGTGATACAAACACTAAATAttggaaaaaatgtaaataaataaggAAAATGTTTCACCAAATATTTCCTGATGTACTTGATCGATTCACTGTTCAAATAAACCCTTATGCACTTTTCCCTTACgtgttttatcctttttttttttgctgattgaaCATGTGCCTGTAGTCTATGAGCATATACGCATGAGTgtggggttttttattttttttttttgcggactgTGTGTCCTCAAAAAAACATGGAGGCATGTCCGATTTTAATCCGAGGCATGGACTAAATTCACTCATAATAGTCTACGAGTCCGTGGAAattacagacagcacatggatgatgTCTGTGTGCGGTCCATAAGgatgcgagagaatcagatcaaTTATGTAAACGGCATTTGGCTCAAACTCTTTCAGAGTTTCCGagtgtcagtttactgtgatcTGATTATCTTCGGATGAGCGAATCGTATCAGAGGTGCAGAGAAGACGGATAActttatttctccatcttctccatggttTGTGTCCGCTTACCgtaaattggactgcactctgatgacatccgagtgcagtctgatgttttacacgcatccatagacttgaatgggtgcacGTGATCCAATTTGTGGAGCcactcgattttttttctcatgagaaaaaaaaaatcaacattggcCCGAGtactatccgataaaacattggatagcaatTTTCCGAGTTATACGCTTGTGCAAAGCGGGCTCTAAAATTGTAATCagtaggagaagctttgcaatttgtTTTCCAATTAGAAAAAtcattgatggtaaaaatggacttgCTGATCAAAGATTAATGAAAATTTAGGGTTTTTTTCAAgtacaagtgaaaaaaaaaaacggaagccAGAATGAGGCCTAAATTCATGTTCGGTTCCACAGTTATCGATTACATATATTTTATTATAACTTTTTCTAACTTTTTATGATGGTAATGAaagtttacttttttacttttttttccaatGGCTCTGCATATAAATGAGCCAAAAGTTTAAACCTAGTCAATAACTCCTACTAGGGTTAGCTTTTTATTATTTTCTGGCCCAAAAAATCATGGATAGACAATATTTTTGGGAAAACCATAAGAAATTATTATGATTAgcagtgatacatgtctacagcccataatactGACATGACGACATTAGCTGCGTTCACTGTgacctgtaaaatgatgataattatagTAAATAAAATCTATATACATTTCTTCAGCTTCAATAAAATCATGGAaatcttcaatttttttttaacggATTGAGCAAAAAAGTGTCTAATTTTtgcggactgtcctggaatttcttggGAGTTGGCAACCATGACTCCTATCATGCTGATAGCTCCTGcagaagaaaaaaatcaatattttggggacatttgcaGTCTGAGGCCAACACAACATTAATCATATTAAAGGATAACTTTATTAATATTGTCACTCACTCTTTTACTTCTTTGGAGGAGAAGTCCAGGTAACGATTGCTGATCCATTGCACCTCGAACCAATCTTTGTAGTGGTTGTTTCCACAGCATTGGAATTCCATTTGTAATTTGTCCACTGTCCTCTTCTGGTAGCAGCGGCCCGGAATATCGGTGTCCTTGTAGAACCTGATCCCATTTCTCAAACCGATCTTCAGAGATTCTTCCAGACTTCCCCTCATTACAATGCTAAGGAACAAAGCTGCCAAACAAAGCAAACAACTCAGGATGGATATAAAAAAATAAGGGAGCAAAAAAGTCTTCCAGCGTGGGTATTTGGCCATATCGAGTGAATCTTGACTCATTTTCCCTGTCATCAGACCAAGAATGGCTCCCACAAGTCCAGCTGTTAGGACTGTGTTGGGAACAGCATGGGCC is a window of Ranitomeya variabilis isolate aRanVar5 chromosome 2, aRanVar5.hap1, whole genome shotgun sequence DNA encoding:
- the ROM1 gene encoding rod outer segment membrane protein 1 produces the protein MALFKTKFTFQKRVKLAQTLWLLSWVSVLIGCVSFGLGIFLKVQLWIHNEVMDNTVAHAVPNTVLTAGLVGAILGLMTGKMSQDSLDMAKYPRWKTFLLPYFFISILSCLLCLAALFLSIVMRGSLEESLKIGLRNGIRFYKDTDIPGRCYQKRTVDKLQMEFQCCGNNHYKDWFEVQWISNRYLDFSSKEVKDRIKSNVDGKYLMDGVPFSCCNPNSPRPCIQMQITNNSAHYSYNYQSDELNIWVKGCREVLLSYYTGIMATNGAAVTLYFLIQGSVLVSMRFLQTSMDKITGAEDVGTDSEGFLLEKGLGETINSGLEKTKALFKLSSSAEAGGGEATSG